A single window of Candidatus Bathyanammoxibius amoris DNA harbors:
- a CDS encoding aminopeptidase P family protein translates to MATPERLLQLKNAIQRRKLDGLIVSNIKNVQYLSGFSGSEGTMLITGEQDILVTDSRYSEQVQEECSGKISLVERKRDAIKALTSLIKRLKLRVLGFEANTVTYSQYSELKAALDRRKLVDTKGMVERLREVKDGEEIKRIRKTLKIAETAFESLKRSVRPGMTERQLADTLELSMKEGGAAGPSFRTIVAAGKHSSQPHAPLTEMKVGHEDMVLVDWGASWQAYNSDLTRVIFINRIDAKRKEIYNIVLDAQKRAIDRIKGGASARDVDLAARSYIEKKGYGNNFRHGLGHGIGLEVHEGPRLSRANRRLLKEGMVITVEPGIYIPHWGGVRIEDMVLVEEDGCEVLSRVSRDLDEAVV, encoded by the coding sequence TTGGCCACACCAGAACGACTCCTGCAACTAAAAAACGCAATACAGCGGCGGAAACTGGACGGCCTCATCGTAAGCAATATAAAGAACGTCCAATACCTCAGCGGTTTTAGCGGTTCAGAAGGAACGATGCTCATCACCGGTGAGCAGGACATATTGGTTACAGACTCCAGATATAGTGAGCAGGTTCAGGAAGAGTGTAGTGGCAAGATAAGTTTGGTAGAGAGAAAACGGGACGCGATAAAGGCCCTGACCAGCCTGATAAAACGTCTAAAACTGCGTGTGCTGGGTTTCGAGGCCAACACTGTGACGTATTCGCAGTACAGTGAACTAAAGGCCGCCCTGGACCGAAGGAAGCTGGTGGACACAAAGGGAATGGTAGAGCGTCTGAGGGAGGTAAAAGACGGTGAAGAGATAAAGAGGATTAGAAAGACCCTTAAGATAGCCGAGACGGCTTTTGAGTCTTTAAAGAGGAGTGTGAGGCCGGGTATGACTGAAAGGCAGCTGGCTGACACCCTGGAGTTGTCCATGAAGGAGGGGGGTGCGGCCGGCCCGTCCTTCAGGACTATAGTTGCCGCAGGCAAGCACTCGTCCCAGCCCCATGCGCCTTTGACCGAAATGAAGGTAGGCCATGAGGACATGGTGCTTGTTGACTGGGGCGCATCGTGGCAGGCCTATAATTCTGACTTGACAAGGGTGATATTCATAAATAGAATCGACGCAAAGAGAAAAGAGATTTACAACATCGTGCTGGATGCTCAAAAGAGGGCAATAGACAGGATCAAAGGTGGGGCAAGCGCCAGGGATGTAGACCTGGCTGCCAGGTCGTATATAGAGAAGAAGGGCTATGGCAATAATTTCAGACATGGCCTGGGCCACGGAATAGGGCTTGAGGTCCATGAGGGTCCGAGGCTCAGCCGTGCCAACAGAAGACTGCTGAAGGAAGGCATGGTGATTACGGTTGAACCCGGTATCTACATCCCGCATTGGGGTGGTGTGAGAATAGAAGACATGGTTCTGGTTGAAGAAGACGGATGTGAGGTTCTGAGCCGTGTCTCCAGGGATCTTGACGAGGCCGTAGTTTGA
- the accB gene encoding acetyl-CoA carboxylase biotin carboxyl carrier protein, which translates to MSSTMDKVKELISLMNAHDLTEIEIQEDALRVKVKKADGGFQHMVVPSAGSLPAPAEAVQKALPQKGNFVEISSPLVGTFYRAATPGTEAHVEVGDMVEADTVVCVIEAMKIINEIKAEAIGKVVEVLVDDGAPVEFGQPLFRVLPTASVG; encoded by the coding sequence ATGAGTAGCACAATGGACAAGGTCAAAGAGCTCATCTCACTGATGAACGCCCATGACCTTACCGAGATAGAGATTCAAGAGGATGCGCTGAGGGTAAAGGTGAAAAAGGCCGATGGCGGCTTCCAGCACATGGTCGTACCTTCAGCGGGCAGTCTTCCGGCTCCGGCAGAGGCGGTGCAGAAGGCCCTTCCCCAAAAGGGTAATTTTGTAGAAATAAGTTCTCCGCTGGTTGGAACGTTTTACAGGGCGGCCACACCCGGAACGGAAGCCCATGTAGAGGTCGGCGATATGGTGGAAGCCGATACCGTTGTCTGTGTAATAGAGGCCATGAAGATAATAAACGAGATTAAGGCGGAAGCAATAGGAAAGGTGGTAGAGGTGTTGGTTGACGACGGTGCACCTGTTGAGTTTGGACAGCCACTTTTCCGAGTACTCCCGACTGCGTCCGTGGGGTAA
- the accC gene encoding acetyl-CoA carboxylase biotin carboxylase subunit, with amino-acid sequence MLIANRGEIALRVIRACKELGIETVAVCSKADEGAQYLELADSTVCIGPSPAEQSYLNIPSIISAAEITDVEAIHPGYGFLAESSHFAEVCESSNITFIGPSAKTMKIMGDKAQARQVAIKNKIPVLPGSESTITGQQEALDIAHKVGYPVLIKAAAGGGGRGIRIVHNDASLASSMLTAQREAETAFKDPSLYIEKFIEHSCHVEVQILADQHGSVIHLGERDCSLQRRHQKLLEETPSPSISQQQRAELYKAAVRMAKAVSYSNAGTVEFLVDKDGGKFYFIEMNTRLQVEHPVTEMVSGIDLVKEQLRIASGEQLGYKQKQIVLNGVAIECRIYAEDPDNGFRPQPGRISVYSVPGGNGVRVDSHVHQGYMVPPYYDSMLGKLIVHQGTREEAIACLRRSLSEYHVEGVKTTIPLHLRILNHPKYINADVSTTFVESLMDEE; translated from the coding sequence GTGTTAATCGCAAACAGAGGAGAGATAGCACTCCGGGTAATCAGGGCATGCAAAGAACTGGGTATAGAGACGGTAGCCGTCTGCTCAAAGGCGGATGAGGGGGCTCAATACCTGGAACTGGCCGACAGCACCGTGTGTATCGGCCCTTCACCGGCTGAACAGAGTTATCTTAACATACCCAGCATAATTAGTGCTGCGGAGATAACGGACGTAGAGGCCATCCATCCCGGTTACGGTTTTCTCGCAGAGTCAAGTCATTTCGCGGAGGTCTGCGAGTCCTCCAACATCACCTTCATTGGCCCCTCCGCAAAGACCATGAAAATCATGGGAGACAAAGCGCAGGCCAGGCAGGTGGCCATCAAGAACAAGATCCCTGTTTTACCCGGCAGCGAGTCTACCATAACGGGCCAGCAGGAAGCGCTGGACATAGCCCATAAGGTCGGATATCCGGTGCTGATAAAGGCCGCTGCAGGCGGCGGCGGCAGGGGGATAAGGATTGTTCACAACGACGCGAGCCTCGCGAGCTCTATGTTAACCGCCCAGCGAGAGGCCGAGACGGCCTTCAAGGACCCGTCACTTTACATAGAGAAGTTCATCGAGCATTCCTGTCACGTAGAGGTTCAGATACTTGCTGACCAGCACGGCAGCGTCATCCACCTCGGTGAGAGGGACTGCAGTCTCCAGCGCCGGCACCAAAAACTCCTGGAGGAGACACCGTCTCCGAGTATATCTCAGCAACAAAGGGCCGAACTCTACAAGGCCGCGGTCAGAATGGCAAAGGCCGTGAGTTATTCAAACGCTGGTACGGTAGAATTCCTGGTGGATAAGGATGGCGGGAAGTTCTATTTCATAGAAATGAACACCAGACTGCAGGTCGAGCACCCTGTTACCGAGATGGTCAGCGGAATAGACCTGGTGAAAGAACAGCTGAGAATCGCCTCCGGGGAGCAACTCGGATATAAACAAAAACAGATAGTGCTTAACGGCGTAGCCATTGAGTGCCGCATCTATGCGGAAGACCCGGATAACGGGTTCCGCCCGCAGCCCGGGAGGATCAGTGTATACAGCGTTCCGGGCGGAAACGGAGTAAGAGTAGATTCCCATGTGCACCAGGGGTACATGGTCCCTCCTTATTATGACTCCATGCTGGGTAAACTTATAGTACATCAGGGTACACGTGAAGAGGCAATCGCCTGTCTGAGACGCTCACTCAGTGAATACCACGTTGAGGGCGTAAAAACCACCATACCTCTGCACCTGAGAATATTAAACCACCCCAAGTACATTAACGCCGACGTATCCACAACGTTTGTAGAGAGCTTGATGGACGAGGAATAG
- a CDS encoding cytochrome c family protein, which translates to MFGRFTTFLLAALVGMFLILAPASTVEAAKQKYKYTGNKGCKCHLSPGVWEGDEWKQIGHSKAFKSLKTKEEQEDPKCLKCHATGYGGKFKNPKLKYLKNVTCEACHGPGEGYANVKNKLAKSVKNYSELKKKYKLKEKGKKSFNELLEKDPMMARKVQYDKGLIVAGINNASGKVRDQCLECHWEDPNDPDKCPKCDKDEDGKPIAMDFKKYFKKDDHRDLDAVDEVRKKMSGGDKAKWKGYLERDPMLDKPLKPEAKKKKKKKKKKKK; encoded by the coding sequence ATGTTCGGGCGATTTACAACATTCCTTTTGGCCGCCCTGGTGGGTATGTTCCTGATACTTGCGCCCGCGTCTACGGTTGAGGCCGCCAAGCAAAAGTATAAGTACACCGGTAACAAGGGCTGTAAGTGCCACCTCTCTCCCGGAGTCTGGGAGGGGGACGAGTGGAAGCAGATAGGACACTCCAAGGCGTTCAAGAGCCTCAAGACAAAAGAAGAGCAGGAGGACCCAAAGTGCCTCAAGTGCCATGCCACCGGCTATGGCGGAAAATTTAAGAACCCAAAACTGAAATATCTCAAGAACGTTACCTGTGAGGCCTGTCATGGTCCGGGAGAAGGTTATGCGAATGTAAAGAACAAATTGGCTAAATCAGTGAAGAATTACTCAGAATTGAAAAAGAAGTATAAGCTCAAAGAGAAGGGTAAAAAGTCCTTTAACGAACTGCTGGAAAAGGACCCCATGATGGCCCGCAAGGTCCAGTACGACAAAGGACTTATAGTGGCCGGCATAAACAACGCATCCGGCAAGGTCAGAGACCAGTGCCTCGAGTGTCATTGGGAAGACCCCAACGACCCGGATAAATGTCCCAAGTGCGACAAGGACGAAGACGGCAAGCCCATTGCCATGGACTTCAAAAAGTACTTCAAGAAGGACGACCACAGGGACCTTGATGCCGTAGATGAAGTCAGAAAGAAGATGAGCGGCGGCGACAAGGCGAAGTGGAAGGGGTATCTCGAGAGAGACCCGATGCTCGACAAGCCGTTAAAGCCGGAGGCGAAGAAGAAAAAGAAGAAGAAGAAAAAGAAGAAGAAATAG
- a CDS encoding cytochrome c3 family protein produces MSERKRAHAFRPIERLWIPLAFFLIVVMSFSGSLLRAQEIEDCMECHGDPEKCGKAASIDRETGEIKVVDMLVDEDAFMQSAHGLSEEGFVCIDCHQDLDGVYGEHYPLLDRVDCITFCHDDPAEEFLESTHVEHMEEEEKTPPKCTDCHMGRNSARETPVADDTFHRAHVNKTCGGCHEDYLYTYCMNLHGQLSSLGVCNTDVPNCYDCHSGHDILKSDDPDSKVGANNKVETCGECHKGAGKNFVKHIAHPGFKTRNLYAELYGIYKEKGLFGVLAEPQAYLALVFVAYIGIICQSFSMFGGHAFLMWVRMLLDERKGDGGHDH; encoded by the coding sequence ATGTCTGAGAGAAAGCGAGCGCATGCCTTTAGACCTATCGAACGTCTATGGATTCCGCTCGCTTTCTTCCTTATAGTAGTAATGTCCTTCAGCGGCAGCCTTCTCAGGGCACAGGAGATTGAAGACTGTATGGAGTGTCACGGCGACCCCGAGAAGTGCGGCAAGGCTGCAAGCATAGACAGGGAGACCGGCGAGATTAAGGTTGTAGACATGCTGGTGGACGAGGACGCGTTTATGCAGTCTGCCCACGGCCTCTCAGAGGAAGGTTTCGTGTGTATCGACTGCCACCAGGACCTCGACGGCGTCTACGGTGAACATTACCCGCTTCTGGATAGGGTAGACTGTATAACCTTCTGTCACGACGACCCTGCCGAAGAATTCCTCGAAAGCACCCACGTGGAACATATGGAGGAGGAGGAAAAGACCCCTCCAAAGTGTACTGACTGTCACATGGGCAGGAATTCAGCCAGAGAAACCCCGGTCGCAGACGACACGTTCCACAGAGCCCATGTAAACAAGACGTGCGGCGGATGCCACGAGGATTATCTCTATACCTACTGTATGAACTTGCACGGCCAGCTTTCCTCGCTGGGCGTCTGCAATACGGACGTGCCGAACTGTTACGACTGCCACAGCGGGCACGACATCCTCAAGTCCGATGACCCTGACTCCAAGGTTGGCGCGAACAACAAGGTTGAGACGTGCGGAGAGTGTCACAAGGGTGCGGGTAAGAATTTCGTGAAACATATAGCGCATCCGGGCTTTAAGACGCGCAATCTCTACGCCGAGCTTTACGGGATATATAAGGAAAAGGGTTTGTTCGGCGTCTTGGCCGAGCCGCAGGCTTATCTGGCGCTGGTATTCGTGGCGTACATAGGAATAATCTGCCAGTCCTTTTCCATGTTTGGCGGCCATGCGTTTCTGATGTGGGTCAGAATGCTTTTAGATGAGAGAAAAGGTGATGGCGGCCATGACCACTGA